The following proteins are co-located in the Sulfitobacter guttiformis genome:
- a CDS encoding DNA topoisomerase IV subunit A, giving the protein MSETKNPVPPRFEETSEPLRVALGDRYLTYALSTIMHRALPDARDGLKPVHRRILYAMSRLKLNSTGGFLKSAKISGDTMGDFHPHGDAAIYDAMARLAQDFNVRYPLVDGQGNFGNIDGDNPAASRYTEARMTAVAEAMLEGLSENVVDFRDNYDGRLTEPSVLPAQFPNLLANGSTGIAVGMATNIPPHNISELCDACIHLIKTPDARDDTLLNFVPGPDFPTGGIIVEPKENIAQAYRTGKGGFRLRCRWEVEDLGRGQWQIVVTEIPYQVQKSKLIEKIAEAIQTKKIPILADVRDESAEDLRMVLEPRSKNVDPEVLMGMMYRNSDLEVRFSLNMNVLIDGVTPKVCSMKEVLRAFLDHRRDVLERRSRHRMEKIDHRLEVLEGFIVAFLNLDRVIDIIRYDDEPKAALMREDWSKDHVRAMDEKDYISPLAGEGELSEVQAEAILNMRLRSLRRLEELELLREQSELMEERAGLEDLLENEHLQWDSIADQLRETKKQFGKAYAGGARRSTFAEAGEIEDVPLEAMIDREPITVVCSEMGWIRAMTGHIDLTRELKFKDGDTSRFVFHAETTDRLLAFGSNGRFYTISGANLPGGRGMGEPLRLIVDLPNDVQIVDLFIHRPDGKLLLASSAGDGFIVPEAEVVAQTRSGRQVLNVRGDVRALVCKPVKGDCIATVGENRKVLVFGIEELPEMARGKGVRLQKYKDGGLSDATTFVRSEGLSWLDPAGRTRTETALDEWAGKRASAGRMAPRGFPRDNKFN; this is encoded by the coding sequence ATGTCAGAAACAAAAAATCCCGTGCCGCCTCGCTTTGAGGAAACATCCGAACCCCTTCGTGTCGCGTTGGGGGATCGCTATTTGACCTATGCGCTCAGTACGATCATGCATCGTGCGCTGCCTGATGCGCGAGACGGTTTGAAGCCTGTGCACCGCCGTATTCTCTACGCGATGAGCAGACTCAAGTTGAATTCGACAGGCGGATTCCTGAAGTCTGCCAAGATCAGCGGTGATACGATGGGTGACTTCCACCCTCACGGTGATGCCGCGATCTACGATGCGATGGCGCGTTTGGCGCAGGACTTCAACGTCCGCTATCCGCTGGTGGACGGGCAGGGGAACTTTGGCAACATCGACGGTGATAACCCAGCCGCGAGCCGCTATACCGAAGCGCGCATGACAGCAGTTGCGGAGGCCATGCTTGAGGGGTTGTCCGAAAATGTTGTAGACTTCCGCGACAACTATGATGGCCGCCTCACCGAGCCATCGGTGCTGCCTGCACAGTTTCCTAACCTGCTCGCCAATGGCTCCACCGGTATTGCTGTTGGCATGGCAACAAATATTCCGCCTCATAACATATCCGAGCTATGCGACGCTTGTATTCACCTCATAAAAACGCCTGATGCGCGTGATGACACCTTGCTCAATTTTGTTCCCGGCCCTGATTTTCCGACGGGTGGTATTATTGTCGAGCCCAAAGAGAATATCGCGCAGGCCTATAGGACCGGTAAGGGCGGCTTTCGCCTGCGGTGTCGCTGGGAGGTCGAGGATCTAGGGCGCGGGCAATGGCAGATTGTCGTGACCGAAATCCCCTATCAGGTGCAAAAGTCCAAGCTGATCGAGAAGATCGCTGAAGCCATCCAGACCAAGAAAATACCAATTCTTGCTGATGTCCGCGACGAAAGTGCCGAAGATCTGCGCATGGTGCTAGAACCACGCAGCAAAAACGTCGACCCTGAAGTGCTGATGGGGATGATGTACCGTAACTCCGATCTGGAGGTCCGCTTCTCGCTCAATATGAATGTGCTGATCGACGGAGTGACACCGAAGGTCTGCTCGATGAAGGAAGTGCTGCGCGCATTTCTGGATCACCGCCGCGATGTGCTCGAGCGCCGCTCGCGCCACAGGATGGAGAAGATCGACCACCGGTTAGAGGTTCTTGAGGGCTTTATTGTTGCGTTTCTCAATCTCGACCGCGTCATCGACATCATCCGCTATGATGATGAGCCCAAGGCCGCGCTGATGCGCGAGGATTGGAGCAAGGATCACGTCCGTGCGATGGACGAAAAGGATTATATCTCACCGCTTGCGGGCGAGGGTGAGTTATCCGAAGTCCAGGCTGAGGCGATCCTGAACATGCGGCTGCGTTCTTTGCGCCGTCTCGAAGAGCTGGAGCTTCTGCGCGAGCAGTCGGAGTTGATGGAAGAGCGGGCAGGTCTTGAGGATCTGCTAGAGAACGAACATCTGCAGTGGGACAGCATCGCCGATCAACTGCGCGAGACGAAAAAGCAGTTCGGTAAAGCCTATGCAGGGGGCGCGCGCCGCTCCACCTTTGCGGAGGCGGGCGAGATAGAGGATGTGCCGCTCGAAGCGATGATCGACCGTGAGCCGATCACGGTTGTTTGCTCCGAGATGGGCTGGATCCGCGCGATGACCGGCCACATTGATTTGACTCGCGAGTTGAAATTCAAGGATGGTGATACCTCACGGTTTGTATTCCATGCCGAAACGACGGATCGCCTGCTGGCCTTTGGCAGTAACGGGCGCTTCTATACGATTTCGGGTGCGAACCTGCCTGGCGGACGCGGAATGGGCGAGCCATTGCGATTGATCGTTGATCTGCCCAATGACGTGCAAATCGTTGATCTGTTTATTCACCGTCCTGATGGGAAGCTGCTGCTCGCCTCTTCGGCGGGGGATGGCTTTATCGTTCCCGAAGCCGAGGTGGTCGCCCAGACGCGGTCCGGCAGACAGGTGCTGAACGTGCGCGGCGACGTGCGTGCGCTGGTCTGTAAGCCGGTGAAAGGGGATTGCATCGCGACAGTGGGCGAAAACCGCAAAGTGCTGGTATTCGGAATTGAGGAATTGCCAGAGATGGCCCGCGGCAAGGGTGTGCGGCTGCAAAAGTATAAGGATGGTGGTTTGTCGGATGCGACGACGTTCGTCAGATCCGAAGGCCTGAGCTGGCTTGATCCTGCTGGGCGTACACGGACTGAAACTGCGCTGGACGAATGGGCCGGAAAACGTGCAAGTGCGGGCCGGATGGCGCCGCGTGGCTTCCCGCGTGACAACAAATTTAACTGA
- a CDS encoding SH3 domain-containing protein produces the protein MKTFILLTFGFLGFAFYQMSGGSDFQPASARLQAAPDEVLLTAQSAPVTRPSTTVAGSTDTITKIDSTPDVTRVALNLTNVAEANETAAPEPANTARIIDSSETPQIILPSLIATTNDSNRPGVGNLVIDGDVRTVSGNRVNVRGGPSTNFGVVNKLTRGDEVRILEDNGDGWVRMQPLDGGEAGWMADFLLTSG, from the coding sequence ATGAAAACCTTCATTCTTCTTACCTTTGGCTTTCTAGGCTTTGCTTTCTATCAAATGAGTGGCGGATCAGACTTTCAGCCAGCCAGCGCGCGTCTACAGGCGGCCCCTGATGAAGTATTGCTAACCGCGCAATCCGCCCCAGTCACGCGACCCTCCACAACGGTCGCCGGATCAACTGATACGATCACAAAAATCGACAGTACCCCCGACGTTACGCGCGTGGCTCTGAACCTCACAAACGTAGCCGAAGCCAATGAGACCGCGGCGCCTGAGCCCGCCAATACAGCCCGCATCATCGACAGTTCAGAAACTCCACAGATTATTTTGCCAAGCCTTATAGCAACAACAAACGACAGCAATCGGCCAGGCGTGGGTAATCTTGTAATAGACGGTGATGTGCGCACCGTTTCGGGAAACCGCGTCAACGTCCGCGGCGGCCCATCCACAAACTTTGGCGTTGTAAATAAACTGACCCGCGGTGACGAAGTGCGCATTCTTGAAGACAATGGCGATGGCTGGGTTCGGATGCAGCCTCTTGATGGCGGCGAAGCGGGCTGGATGGCCGATTTCTTGCTCACTTCGGGCTGA